In Actinomyces radicidentis, one genomic interval encodes:
- a CDS encoding HAD hydrolase family protein, whose amino-acid sequence MTDQPSTPSASSLTTADPEALPALVAFDLDDTLAPSKSPVPDPMAAALRALLDVVPVCVISGGQINQFRDQVLARIDATPAELTRLHLMPTCGTRYYRYEGPASGTADSDALAGWTLEYANDLTPEQITEGFAIVEREARRLGLWETETWGPVLEDRGSQITFSALGQEAPVDAKRAWDPTGEKKSALRDAVAPHLPELEVRSGGSTSVDITLKGVDKAYGMRRLAEVTGIALDDTLFVGDRLDPAGNDYPVKALGVPCHAVTGWEDTAAYVTELAARLAAARH is encoded by the coding sequence ATGACCGACCAGCCCAGCACTCCCTCGGCGTCCTCGCTGACGACCGCCGACCCCGAGGCCCTGCCCGCCCTCGTCGCCTTCGACCTGGACGACACCCTCGCACCCTCGAAGTCGCCCGTCCCCGACCCCATGGCCGCGGCGCTGCGCGCCCTCCTCGACGTCGTGCCCGTCTGCGTCATCTCGGGCGGCCAGATCAACCAGTTCCGCGACCAGGTCCTCGCCCGCATCGACGCGACCCCCGCCGAGCTCACCCGCCTCCACCTCATGCCCACCTGCGGCACCCGCTACTACCGCTACGAGGGCCCCGCCTCCGGCACCGCTGACTCCGACGCGCTCGCCGGCTGGACCCTCGAGTACGCCAACGACCTCACCCCCGAGCAGATCACCGAGGGCTTCGCCATCGTCGAGCGCGAGGCCCGCCGCCTGGGCCTGTGGGAGACGGAGACCTGGGGGCCCGTCCTCGAGGACCGCGGCAGCCAGATCACCTTCTCCGCCCTCGGCCAGGAGGCCCCTGTCGACGCCAAGCGCGCCTGGGACCCCACGGGGGAGAAGAAGTCCGCACTGCGCGACGCCGTCGCCCCCCACCTGCCCGAGCTCGAGGTCCGCTCCGGCGGCTCCACCAGCGTCGACATCACCCTCAAGGGCGTCGACAAGGCCTACGGCATGCGCCGTCTCGCCGAGGTCACCGGCATCGCCCTGGACGACACGCTCTTCGTCGGGGACCGCCTCGACCCTGCCGGCAACGACTACCCGGTCAAGGCCCTCGGCGTCCCCTGCCACGCCGTCACCGGCTGGGAGGACACCGCCGCCTACGTCACCGAGCTCGCCGCCCGCCTCGCCGCGGCCCGCCACTGA
- a CDS encoding alpha/beta fold hydrolase translates to MIMRQVLPRAAAALPGQGTVRRPLSRARALDLRYVRSGPVTEEPVLVIPGGPGLASVPPYAGLRARTSRIGVDVLMVEHRGVGLSRRDTTGHDLLAEDLTVDAVIDDLLSVLDAVRAPRALVFGSSYGAYLAVALGERAPERVAAMVLDSPLLTTRALRAERRAVRAALWEGSVPGSAVLSARVRALSHGGLPDDELVDALRAAWELGGPELSRAVTDAWARGRGRLARALLLAWAGHGPEPEGGSWPAFYEYDLVSALALHELDFSPEPDGAPLDVALTYGPVEGSDAPHEAFAGESHDLPRALRRFTWPTVVVSGRRDMTTPPEVARRAAAGLPHGVLVTIDGGHSALENRPETALAVVRAIQAGAWERLPGLEDALDALPRLAVAARLPAIVRACLALPV, encoded by the coding sequence ATGATCATGCGCCAGGTGCTGCCACGAGCGGCCGCCGCCCTCCCCGGTCAGGGGACGGTGCGACGGCCGCTCTCGCGCGCCCGAGCCCTCGACCTGCGCTACGTGCGCTCAGGCCCGGTGACGGAGGAGCCCGTCCTCGTCATCCCCGGCGGCCCGGGCCTTGCCTCCGTGCCGCCCTACGCGGGGCTCCGCGCCAGGACCTCACGGATCGGCGTCGACGTCCTCATGGTCGAGCACCGGGGCGTCGGACTGTCACGGCGGGACACGACCGGGCACGACCTCCTCGCCGAGGACCTCACGGTGGACGCGGTCATCGACGACCTGCTCAGCGTGCTCGACGCCGTGCGGGCGCCGCGGGCGCTCGTGTTCGGCTCCTCCTACGGCGCCTACCTGGCGGTGGCCCTCGGCGAGCGGGCACCGGAGCGGGTGGCCGCCATGGTCCTCGACTCCCCGCTGCTCACCACGAGAGCGCTGCGCGCCGAGCGCCGGGCCGTGCGCGCCGCGCTGTGGGAGGGCTCGGTCCCCGGGAGCGCCGTGCTCTCGGCCCGGGTCAGGGCCCTGTCCCACGGCGGCCTCCCCGACGACGAGCTCGTCGACGCCCTGCGCGCGGCGTGGGAGCTCGGCGGCCCGGAGCTGTCCCGCGCGGTCACCGACGCCTGGGCCCGTGGCCGTGGGCGCCTGGCACGCGCGCTCCTGCTCGCCTGGGCCGGCCACGGCCCGGAGCCCGAGGGCGGCAGCTGGCCCGCCTTCTACGAGTACGACCTCGTCTCCGCCCTCGCCCTGCACGAGCTCGACTTCTCCCCCGAGCCCGACGGCGCCCCGCTCGACGTCGCGCTGACCTACGGGCCCGTCGAGGGCAGCGACGCGCCGCACGAGGCCTTCGCCGGTGAGTCCCACGACCTCCCGCGCGCGCTGCGCCGCTTCACCTGGCCGACCGTCGTCGTCTCGGGGCGCCGCGACATGACGACCCCGCCGGAGGTGGCACGCCGGGCGGCGGCCGGGCTCCCCCACGGCGTCCTCGTGACGATCGACGGCGGGCACTCGGCGCTCGAGAACCGTCCCGAGACGGCTCTCGCCGTCGTGAGGGCGATTCAGGCGGGCGCCTGGGAACGGTTGCCGGGGCTCGAGGACGCGCTCGACGCGCTCCCGCGGCTCGCCGTCGCCGCACGGCTCCCGGCGATCGTCCGAGCGTGCCTCGCGCTGCCCGTCTGA
- a CDS encoding IS256 family transposase, which yields MTRDKSALSTLLRELLADPGLAHEEVFRRPLQAGLQDLVDAEAIARIGAERYERTDERTTRRNGTRPKVLATPAGELDLVIPKLRQGSFFPSLLHPRRRVDKALYSVIATAWIQGASTRKVDDLVRALGNETGISTSQVSRICADIDEVVSTFLTRPLDHTWFPYLYLDATYLDVRQHGHVVSQATVVAVGVSAAGRREILGMTVGDSESTDFWTEFLRDLRQRGLNPSSASRPQGVALVISDAHTGLKAAVKAVLPGAAWQRCRVHFARDVTQRLGSARSKPVNALISTIYAQTTPEAVRESYHQVTASMQTTSPEVATMLRDAEPDLTAFAAFPTDHWKKIWSNNPIERVNTEIKRRADVVQVFPDRDSVTRLVGAVLLEQHEQWQYGERRYLSEVSMRRLTRLLRHDTDDTTAITAA from the coding sequence ATGACCCGGGACAAGTCTGCCCTGTCCACGCTGCTGCGCGAGCTGCTCGCTGATCCGGGCCTGGCCCACGAGGAGGTGTTCCGTCGCCCGCTGCAGGCGGGACTGCAGGACCTCGTGGACGCCGAGGCCATCGCCCGCATCGGCGCCGAGCGCTACGAGCGCACCGACGAGCGCACCACGCGCCGCAACGGCACCCGCCCCAAGGTCCTGGCGACCCCGGCCGGCGAGCTCGACCTGGTGATCCCCAAGCTGCGCCAGGGCTCCTTCTTCCCCTCCCTGCTCCACCCACGCCGCCGGGTCGACAAGGCCCTGTACTCGGTGATCGCCACCGCCTGGATCCAGGGGGCCTCCACCCGCAAGGTCGACGACCTGGTGCGTGCCCTGGGCAACGAGACCGGCATCTCCACGTCCCAGGTCTCGCGGATCTGCGCCGACATCGACGAGGTCGTCTCCACCTTCCTGACCCGCCCGCTGGACCACACCTGGTTCCCCTACCTCTACCTGGACGCCACCTACCTCGACGTGCGCCAGCACGGTCACGTCGTCTCCCAGGCCACCGTCGTCGCCGTCGGGGTCTCAGCCGCCGGACGCCGCGAGATCCTGGGCATGACGGTCGGGGACAGCGAGTCCACCGACTTCTGGACGGAGTTCCTGCGCGACCTGCGCCAACGCGGCCTGAACCCGTCCTCGGCCTCACGCCCCCAGGGCGTGGCGCTGGTCATCTCCGACGCCCACACCGGGCTCAAGGCCGCGGTCAAGGCCGTCCTGCCCGGAGCGGCCTGGCAGCGCTGCCGCGTCCACTTCGCCCGCGACGTCACCCAGCGCCTGGGCTCAGCGCGCTCCAAGCCCGTCAACGCCCTGATCTCCACGATCTACGCCCAGACCACCCCCGAGGCCGTGCGCGAGAGCTACCACCAGGTCACTGCCTCGATGCAGACCACCTCCCCTGAGGTCGCCACCATGCTGCGCGACGCAGAGCCCGACCTGACGGCCTTCGCCGCCTTCCCGACCGACCACTGGAAGAAGATCTGGTCCAACAACCCCATCGAGAGGGTCAACACCGAGATCAAACGGCGAGCCGACGTCGTCCAGGTCTTCCCTGACCGGGACTCAGTGACCCGCCTGGTCGGCGCCGTCCTGCTCGAGCAGCACGAGCAGTGGCAGTACGGCGAACGCCGCTACCTCTCCGAGGTCTCCATGCGACGCCTGACCCGCCTCCTACGCCACGACACCGACGACACCACCGCCATCACCGCGGCCTAA
- the ppgK gene encoding polyphosphate--glucose phosphotransferase produces MAHVGCGIDIGGSGVKGALVDLDTGEFIGERVRIETPQPSTPDAVAEVCKQIVEALGVGPDVPVGIDFPAPIIHGVVPFIANLDQSWEGVNVETIMAEHLGRAVTVLNDADAAGLAEVAYGAAKGHPGTVIVTTLGTGIGSAIIVDGTLVPNTELGHLEIDGRDAESHASSGQRELQDLSFKKWAKRLQRYYSHVEMLFSPDLFVVGGGVSKKSEKFLPLLDVKTEIIPARLLNTAGIVGAAYEASRRA; encoded by the coding sequence ATGGCACACGTCGGCTGCGGCATCGACATCGGTGGATCGGGCGTCAAGGGCGCCCTCGTCGACCTCGACACCGGCGAGTTCATCGGCGAGCGCGTCCGTATCGAGACGCCCCAGCCCTCCACGCCCGACGCCGTCGCCGAGGTCTGCAAGCAGATCGTCGAGGCACTCGGGGTCGGCCCGGACGTGCCCGTCGGCATCGACTTCCCGGCTCCCATCATCCACGGCGTCGTCCCCTTCATCGCCAACCTCGACCAGTCCTGGGAGGGCGTCAACGTCGAGACCATCATGGCGGAGCACCTCGGACGAGCCGTCACCGTCCTCAACGACGCCGACGCCGCCGGGCTCGCCGAGGTCGCCTACGGCGCCGCGAAGGGCCACCCGGGCACCGTCATCGTCACCACCCTGGGCACCGGGATCGGCTCCGCGATCATCGTCGACGGGACCCTCGTCCCCAACACCGAGCTTGGGCACCTCGAGATCGACGGCCGTGACGCCGAGTCCCACGCGTCCTCCGGCCAGCGCGAGCTTCAGGACCTCTCCTTCAAGAAGTGGGCCAAGCGCCTTCAGCGCTACTACTCGCACGTCGAGATGCTCTTCAGCCCCGACCTGTTCGTCGTGGGTGGCGGCGTGTCCAAGAAGAGCGAGAAGTTCCTCCCGCTCCTCGACGTCAAGACGGAGATCATTCCGGCACGGCTCCTCAACACCGCCGGGATCGTCGGCGCTGCGTACGAGGCCTCCCGGCGCGCCTGA
- a CDS encoding IS481 family transposase: MTHANAPLTPEGRRRLAVLVVDQGWSLRRAAERFQCSPATAKRWVDRYRSGLELTDRSSRPSSSPGRLPRRTEHRIIALRFTRRWGPHRIAYHLRLHRSTVGRVLARYHMPKLANIDQSTGLPVRKPAPRRYEVAAPGLLVHVDVKKQGRIPDGGGWRVHGRGSVQDRTAGAVRDRAARAGAPGSRGYRYLHHAVDDYSRVAYSEILDDERKETAAAFWQRANAFFSGLGVTVTAVMTDNGACYRSRAFADALGQAVKHKWTKPYRPQTNGKVERFNRTLAAEWAYAAVYTDEAERTAAYTTWLHYYNHHRPHTGIGGQTPSDRVHNLMGKYS, encoded by the coding sequence ATGACTCACGCTAACGCGCCTTTGACGCCGGAGGGGCGTCGTCGCCTCGCTGTTCTCGTCGTCGATCAGGGCTGGTCCCTGCGGCGCGCCGCCGAACGGTTCCAGTGCTCGCCGGCGACGGCGAAGCGGTGGGTGGACAGGTACCGGTCCGGGCTGGAGCTGACCGACCGAAGCTCGAGGCCGAGTTCCTCCCCAGGGCGACTGCCTCGCAGGACGGAGCACCGGATCATCGCGCTGCGGTTCACACGTCGGTGGGGTCCCCACCGGATCGCCTATCACCTGCGGCTGCACCGCTCCACGGTCGGACGGGTACTGGCCCGCTATCACATGCCGAAGCTGGCCAACATCGACCAGTCCACCGGGCTGCCAGTGCGCAAGCCGGCACCGCGGCGGTACGAGGTCGCTGCGCCCGGCCTGCTGGTGCACGTTGACGTCAAGAAGCAAGGCCGCATCCCCGACGGCGGCGGCTGGCGGGTCCACGGTCGCGGATCCGTCCAGGACCGCACCGCGGGCGCTGTGCGCGATCGAGCCGCCAGGGCAGGGGCGCCGGGCTCGCGCGGCTACCGGTACCTGCACCACGCCGTCGACGACTACTCCAGGGTCGCGTACTCCGAGATCCTCGACGACGAGCGCAAGGAGACCGCGGCCGCCTTCTGGCAACGAGCGAACGCGTTCTTCTCCGGCCTCGGCGTCACCGTCACCGCCGTGATGACGGACAATGGCGCCTGCTACCGCTCGCGCGCCTTCGCTGATGCCCTCGGCCAGGCCGTCAAGCACAAGTGGACCAAGCCCTACCGGCCGCAGACCAACGGCAAGGTCGAGCGCTTCAACCGCACTCTCGCCGCCGAGTGGGCGTATGCCGCCGTCTACACCGACGAGGCAGAGCGAACCGCCGCCTACACGACCTGGCTGCACTACTACAATCACCACCGACCCCACACCGGAATCGGCGGCCAGACCCCCTCAGACCGCGTTCACAACCTCATGGGGAAGTACAGCTAA
- a CDS encoding methionine/alanine import family NSS transporter small subunit, producing MTGSALILMLVATIIIWGGLAVSVTALIVRGRREEDEARAAAFERAHAHMREGAQLG from the coding sequence ATGACCGGATCGGCCCTCATCCTCATGCTGGTCGCCACGATCATCATCTGGGGCGGTCTCGCCGTCTCCGTCACCGCGCTCATCGTGCGCGGCCGCCGCGAGGAGGACGAGGCGCGCGCCGCGGCCTTCGAGCGCGCCCACGCCCACATGCGCGAGGGCGCCCAGCTCGGCTGA
- a CDS encoding alpha/beta hydrolase gives MAGTRNLLPAGTRFVEVDGAVHADFGDYGPQDGDGEPTTSRTSAQEQIVAASQALLSGLAR, from the coding sequence GTGGCCGGCACCCGGAACCTGCTCCCCGCCGGTACCCGCTTCGTGGAGGTGGACGGCGCCGTCCACGCTGACTTCGGGGACTACGGGCCCCAGGACGGAGACGGAGAGCCGACGACGAGCCGCACGAGCGCCCAGGAGCAGATCGTCGCCGCCTCCCAGGCACTGCTCTCCGGCCTCGCGCGCTAG
- a CDS encoding sodium-dependent transporter, with amino-acid sequence MSTSPKAAAPEREQWSGQLGFLMAAIGSAIGLGNIWRFPGVAYSNGGGAFMVPYIVALLLAGIPVLLLDYALGHRFRGSAPAVFRRLARRFEWLGWWQVFINFVIMTYYAVIVAWSLRYMLYSFNLAWGDDAKGFFYGYIGLGDTPAYSATPIHGVIIPLLLVWAFGLFTVARGVTNGIEKANKVFLPLLVVMFTILVIRAIMLPGATNGLNALFTPQWDALGSYKVWMAAFGQIFFSLSVGFGIMLTYASYLKPRSNLVGTGFVAAFANSSFELLAGIGVFATLGFMAHAQGTTVDQLDGIAGPTLSFVTFPTVISQMPGGAIFGVLFFGSFFMAGLTSFISIIQVVVPAVAEKFGWSIPKATLISGLPAAVLSFVLFGTASGLYDLDVVDAYINNIGVVFSAIVMCIGVGWVLRRTKRLQRHLNLVSETRIVGAWWRVMIEFVVPLLLGFMFVQALWGYATSGYEPSYPRHLEGVFGWGMLLLGAVLVAVFTAAPWRTKVDGFKPVDLDVLEGVR; translated from the coding sequence ATGTCCACCTCACCCAAAGCGGCCGCGCCCGAGCGCGAGCAGTGGTCCGGCCAGCTCGGCTTCCTCATGGCGGCCATCGGCTCCGCCATCGGCCTGGGCAACATCTGGCGCTTCCCCGGCGTCGCCTACTCCAACGGCGGCGGGGCCTTCATGGTCCCCTACATCGTCGCCCTGCTCCTCGCGGGCATCCCGGTACTGCTGCTCGACTACGCCCTCGGCCACCGCTTCCGCGGCTCCGCGCCGGCCGTCTTCCGCCGTCTCGCGCGCCGTTTCGAGTGGCTCGGCTGGTGGCAGGTCTTCATCAACTTCGTCATCATGACGTACTACGCAGTCATCGTGGCCTGGTCCCTGCGCTACATGCTCTACTCGTTCAACCTCGCCTGGGGCGACGACGCGAAGGGCTTCTTCTACGGCTACATCGGCCTCGGGGACACGCCGGCTTACTCGGCCACCCCGATCCACGGGGTCATCATCCCCCTGCTCCTCGTGTGGGCCTTCGGCCTGTTCACCGTCGCCCGAGGCGTCACCAACGGCATCGAGAAGGCGAACAAGGTCTTCCTACCGCTCCTCGTCGTCATGTTCACGATCCTGGTGATCCGGGCGATCATGCTCCCCGGCGCCACCAACGGCCTCAACGCCCTGTTCACCCCGCAGTGGGACGCCCTGGGCAGCTACAAGGTGTGGATGGCGGCCTTCGGCCAGATCTTCTTCTCCCTGTCCGTGGGCTTCGGCATCATGCTCACCTACGCCTCCTACCTCAAGCCGCGCTCCAACCTCGTGGGCACCGGCTTCGTGGCCGCCTTCGCCAACTCCTCCTTCGAGCTCCTCGCCGGCATCGGCGTCTTCGCGACCCTCGGCTTCATGGCGCACGCGCAGGGCACCACCGTCGACCAGCTCGACGGCATCGCCGGCCCGACGCTCTCCTTCGTCACCTTCCCGACCGTCATCTCCCAGATGCCCGGCGGCGCGATCTTCGGCGTCCTCTTCTTCGGCTCCTTCTTCATGGCGGGCCTGACCTCCTTCATCTCGATCATCCAGGTGGTCGTCCCCGCCGTCGCGGAGAAGTTCGGCTGGTCGATCCCCAAGGCCACGCTGATCTCAGGCCTGCCGGCCGCCGTGCTCTCCTTCGTGCTCTTCGGGACGGCCTCGGGGCTCTACGACCTCGACGTCGTCGACGCCTACATCAACAACATCGGCGTGGTGTTCTCCGCGATCGTCATGTGCATCGGCGTCGGCTGGGTCCTGCGCCGCACCAAGCGCCTCCAGCGTCATCTCAACCTCGTCTCCGAGACCCGGATCGTGGGCGCCTGGTGGCGCGTCATGATCGAGTTCGTCGTCCCGCTCCTCCTCGGCTTCATGTTCGTCCAGGCGCTGTGGGGCTACGCCACCAGCGGCTATGAGCCGAGCTACCCGCGCCACCTCGAGGGCGTCTTCGGCTGGGGCATGCTCCTGCTCGGCGCCGTCCTCGTCGCCGTCTTCACGGCCGCCCCGTGGCGCACGAAGGTGGACGGCTTCAAGCCCGTCGACCTCGACGTCCTCGAGGGGGTGAGGTGA
- a CDS encoding alpha/beta hydrolase, translating to MHPATAVLLAVVTLLGLGLLVSGLRGLPDARAGRRGSGRRVLAGVGRALLAVLVLALAGATAWLRPAAATSERIADGVTVAESSIEIVLRPATGTATTGLVLQPGALVAPQAYVPLASDVAAGGYEVVIVKQRLQVAFLATGAAEAVIAHHPEVTTWAVGGHSLGGVVAAREVDAPAVRGLLLWAAYPASRVADEKGLDITSVTASANCTSPGGCERSR from the coding sequence TTGCACCCCGCGACGGCCGTCCTCCTCGCGGTCGTGACGCTGCTCGGCCTCGGGCTCCTCGTCTCAGGCCTGCGAGGACTCCCCGATGCACGGGCGGGGCGCAGAGGGAGCGGGCGCCGTGTCCTCGCGGGCGTCGGGCGCGCACTTCTCGCCGTCCTCGTCCTCGCACTGGCGGGGGCCACCGCCTGGCTCCGTCCCGCCGCCGCGACGAGCGAGAGGATCGCCGACGGCGTCACCGTCGCTGAGAGCTCGATCGAGATCGTCCTGCGCCCCGCGACCGGGACGGCCACGACCGGCCTCGTGCTCCAACCGGGCGCCCTCGTCGCGCCCCAGGCGTACGTGCCGCTCGCCTCGGACGTCGCCGCGGGCGGCTACGAGGTCGTCATCGTCAAGCAGCGGCTCCAGGTCGCCTTCCTCGCCACGGGCGCCGCCGAGGCCGTCATCGCCCACCACCCCGAGGTCACCACGTGGGCCGTCGGAGGACACAGTCTCGGTGGCGTCGTCGCCGCGCGCGAGGTCGACGCCCCGGCCGTGCGCGGCCTCCTCCTGTGGGCCGCCTACCCCGCCAGCCGGGTCGCGGACGAGAAGGGCCTCGACATCACCTCGGTCACCGCGAGCGCTAACTGTACTTCACCGGGAGGTTGTGAACGGTCGAGGTAG
- the deoD gene encoding purine-nucleoside phosphorylase: protein MATPHIAAEPDDFAPAVLMPGDPKRAQRIAEAVLDGPRLVSDVRGMLGFTGTHEGKPLSVMGSGMGQPSFTIYATELFSQFGVQRIIRVGTAGGIGKDVHVGDVVIATGAHTDSAMNQLRVPGVNFSAVADFHLAQAAWAEAEAAGMTDRVHAGTIISRDHFYFTPEGQTEALSRYGTLAVEMEAAALYGTAAEYGTQALAVLTISDHLLDHSGDMSAEDRETRFQDSLRLAVAAALS from the coding sequence ATGGCCACCCCGCACATCGCCGCCGAGCCCGACGACTTCGCCCCCGCCGTCCTCATGCCCGGTGACCCCAAGCGCGCCCAGCGCATCGCCGAGGCCGTCCTCGACGGGCCCCGCCTCGTCTCCGACGTGCGCGGCATGCTCGGCTTCACCGGCACCCACGAGGGCAAGCCGCTCTCCGTCATGGGCTCCGGGATGGGCCAGCCCTCCTTCACCATCTACGCCACCGAGCTCTTCAGCCAGTTCGGCGTCCAGCGCATCATCCGCGTCGGCACCGCCGGCGGCATCGGCAAGGACGTCCACGTCGGCGACGTCGTCATCGCCACCGGCGCCCACACCGACTCCGCCATGAACCAGCTGCGCGTCCCAGGCGTCAACTTCTCCGCCGTCGCCGACTTCCACCTCGCCCAGGCCGCCTGGGCCGAGGCCGAGGCCGCCGGCATGACGGACCGCGTCCACGCCGGCACGATCATCTCGCGCGACCACTTCTACTTCACGCCCGAGGGCCAGACCGAGGCGCTCTCCCGCTACGGCACCCTCGCCGTCGAAATGGAGGCCGCGGCCCTGTACGGCACCGCCGCCGAGTACGGCACGCAGGCCCTCGCCGTCCTCACGATCTCGGACCACCTCCTCGACCACTCCGGGGACATGTCCGCCGAGGACCGCGAGACCCGTTTCCAGGACTCCCTGCGCCTCGCCGTCGCAGCCGCGCTCAGCTGA